The DNA window CCAGGGTTTGCGGGCGGGGGTTTCGGGGCTCTGGGGGGCTGCCGGAGCCGCATGAGGCTGCTCAGCAGGGGCGGACTCCGCGCTCATCCCGCCCGATTCCCAGGGCTTGCGCGGGGCGCTCGGGGGCGCGGAGGCTGCGCCGGCAGGGGATTGGCTGCCGCCTGATTCCCAGGGCTTGCGGGGCGCTTCAGGCTCCGCCGGCGTGGGCTCAGGGGGCGCAGGGGCCGGGGCAGATTCCGCGGGAGCCGCGGCCTGCGGCGCTTCGGCAGGCTTGGCCGTCACGGCAATCCCTCCGACCGGTCCTTCGCCCACGGCGCGCACGGCTTCGGCCTGGAACTCGCGGCTGGCAATGCTGGCCTCGACTTCCTGGGGCACGTTGACCGGGGCGTTGGCGTTGGGTGAGTTGTCGGTGATCTCGTCCACGCGGAAGATCTCGATCTCGCCCTTGCCCTTGGCGGCGCGGGTGCCCAGCGACTCGCCGCGCACATAGGGAGAGACCTGGTTCCAGGCCTCCAGGCTCAGACACACGGCGTCGTGGTCGGAATTCGATTCCACGCGCGCCGCGGTGTTCACCGTGTCGCCGTAGAGGTCGAAGAGATACTGGCGCTGGCCGACGATGCCGGCGATGACCGGGCCCACGTGGATGCCCACGCGGATGGACCAGGGGGAGGTTTCCTTCACGATGCGCACGAGCTCATGCCCGTATTCGACGGCGCGTAGCACCGGGTTCTCAAACGTGGTGAGAAGCCCGGCGGTCGCCATGAAGGCGTCCCCGATGGTCTTGATCTTCTGAATGCCCAGCTCGATGGCCTTTTCCTCGAAGGCGACGGTGACGCGCTGGAGAATGTCGACGACTTCCTCTGGCGTGTGCTGGTCGCACCAGGAAGTAAAGCCCACAAGATCGGTGAAGATCACGGCCACGTCGTCGTAGCGGCGGGGCTTTACCTCGTTGGTGGACTTGAGTTCCTCGGCCACGATGTCAGGCAAAATCACGTGGAGCAGCTCGTCGGCGCGCTTGCGCTCTTCCTCGATCTGTTCGAGGTGGCGCTGCTCCTGCTTGCGCAGGTGCCGGCGCTCCAGGCAGTGGCCCAGGCGTGCGTTGAGGATGTCGCGATTGAAAGGCTTGGTGAGGTAGTCGGTGGCGCCGAGCTTCACGCAGCTCACCACCGAATCGATCGAATCGACGGCCGTAATCATGATGACCGGGACTTCCTTGAGGTAGCCGGTCTTGTTGAGGTGTTCGAGCACCTCGTAGCCGTTCATCTTGGGCATCATGATATCGAGCAGGATGGCGTCGAATTCTTCCTGCTCGATCTTTTCCAGGGCCTCCACGCCGTTCTCAGCCATGGTGGAGGTGTGGCCCATGCGGGAGAGGCGACGTACCAGCAGATCCCGGTTCGTGGGATTGTCGTCTACGACGAGAATGTGTCCTGTGTACGTATCCGCCATCACTCTTGGGGCCCCGCTGGGGGCGATTTGCCGCGCTCGACGGCCTTGCTACCTATTTCCCGAGCTGTTCTTCAATTTTACCCAGCAGGCGCTTTAGTTCAACCGGCTTGATATCGTAGTCGTCACAGCCCGCTGCCATGGCCTTTTCCCG is part of the Chrysiogenia bacterium genome and encodes:
- a CDS encoding response regulator, with the protein product MADTYTGHILVVDDNPTNRDLLVRRLSRMGHTSTMAENGVEALEKIEQEEFDAILLDIMMPKMNGYEVLEHLNKTGYLKEVPVIMITAVDSIDSVVSCVKLGATDYLTKPFNRDILNARLGHCLERRHLRKQEQRHLEQIEEERKRADELLHVILPDIVAEELKSTNEVKPRRYDDVAVIFTDLVGFTSWCDQHTPEEVVDILQRVTVAFEEKAIELGIQKIKTIGDAFMATAGLLTTFENPVLRAVEYGHELVRIVKETSPWSIRVGIHVGPVIAGIVGQRQYLFDLYGDTVNTAARVESNSDHDAVCLSLEAWNQVSPYVRGESLGTRAAKGKGEIEIFRVDEITDNSPNANAPVNVPQEVEASIASREFQAEAVRAVGEGPVGGIAVTAKPAEAPQAAAPAESAPAPAPPEPTPAEPEAPRKPWESGGSQSPAGAASAPPSAPRKPWESGGMSAESAPAEQPHAAPAAPQSPETPARKPW